A single region of the Pseudomonas granadensis genome encodes:
- a CDS encoding sugar phosphate isomerase/epimerase family protein: MRLAISNIAWDVVEDDAVAQLLRAYGIDAIDIAPGKYFPDCSKATDADIARVKAWWAQHGVEITGMQSLLFGTSGLNVFGDPQSQSALLQHLTGVCRVAGRLGATRLVFGSPKNRDRSGLTDQQALEAGVVFFRQLGDIARSCGVFICLEPNPTCYGANFMTTSAETAAVVRQTAHPAIRMQLDTGALTINDERPMAVLEDCASLIGHIHASEPNLLPLGDGSTNHESMSAAVRQYLPNHLVSIEMVATSAEPHLASIERALIKAVDCYRVRDMERNP, translated from the coding sequence ATGAGACTGGCCATTTCCAACATCGCCTGGGATGTCGTTGAAGACGACGCCGTTGCGCAGCTGCTGCGAGCCTATGGCATTGATGCAATCGACATCGCCCCCGGCAAATACTTTCCCGACTGCAGCAAGGCAACCGATGCGGATATTGCACGGGTCAAGGCCTGGTGGGCTCAACATGGCGTCGAGATTACCGGCATGCAGTCATTGCTGTTTGGTACCAGTGGTCTCAATGTGTTCGGTGACCCGCAAAGCCAGTCGGCATTGTTGCAGCATCTGACTGGCGTATGCCGTGTCGCGGGACGTCTGGGCGCCACCCGATTGGTGTTCGGCTCGCCGAAGAATCGCGATAGAAGCGGTTTGACCGATCAGCAGGCGCTGGAGGCTGGGGTGGTGTTCTTCCGTCAGTTGGGCGATATCGCCAGGAGCTGCGGCGTATTCATCTGTCTGGAGCCGAATCCGACCTGTTACGGCGCCAACTTCATGACCACCAGTGCTGAAACGGCTGCTGTGGTCAGGCAAACCGCGCACCCGGCCATCCGCATGCAATTGGATACCGGCGCTTTGACAATCAACGATGAGCGGCCCATGGCAGTGCTTGAAGACTGTGCATCATTGATTGGCCATATCCACGCGAGTGAGCCGAACCTGCTTCCATTGGGCGATGGTTCTACGAACCACGAAAGCATGAGTGCCGCGGTACGGCAATATCTGCCGAATCATCTGGTATCCATCGAAATGGTCGCCACTTCTGCCGAGCCACACCTGGCTTCGATCGAGCGTGCGTTGATCAAGGCCGTTGACTGCTATCGGGTCCGGGACATGGAGCGCAACCCATGA
- a CDS encoding NAD-dependent epimerase/dehydratase family protein — MNNALIGFSGFVGTTLLKQAQFQALYRSTNIADIEGQTFDTVVCAGAPAQKWIANREPEADRLKIEGLISHLKTLKCRRFILISTVDVFKSSVGVDEDSPVDESGLHAYGLNRRLLEKFVEAHFPEHLIVRLPGLVGPGLRKNVIFDFLNDNNLHAIDSRGVFQFYPMINLWFDIQLAIEAGIKLVHLTAQPVSVAAIAKDGFAREFANALDNPVGFYDMQTRYANVFGGEGRYQYSLRETLLAVRAYAQSEPRGALVKS, encoded by the coding sequence ATGAACAACGCACTGATTGGTTTTTCCGGATTCGTGGGCACCACTCTGCTCAAACAGGCGCAATTTCAAGCTCTTTATCGTTCGACCAATATCGCCGATATCGAAGGCCAAACATTCGATACCGTCGTATGCGCCGGCGCGCCGGCACAAAAGTGGATCGCCAACCGCGAACCTGAAGCAGACCGCTTGAAGATCGAGGGCTTGATTTCGCATTTGAAGACGCTCAAGTGCCGCCGTTTTATCCTCATCAGTACGGTTGACGTCTTCAAGTCATCGGTAGGTGTCGATGAAGATTCCCCGGTGGACGAGTCCGGTTTGCACGCCTATGGCTTGAACCGTCGCCTGCTGGAAAAATTTGTGGAGGCGCACTTTCCCGAGCACCTGATCGTGCGTCTTCCCGGATTGGTAGGGCCAGGTCTGCGCAAGAATGTCATTTTCGACTTCCTCAACGATAACAATCTGCATGCCATAGATAGCCGCGGGGTCTTTCAGTTTTACCCGATGATCAATCTCTGGTTCGATATTCAGCTGGCAATCGAGGCGGGCATCAAACTTGTCCACCTGACCGCGCAACCTGTCAGTGTGGCTGCCATTGCGAAGGACGGTTTTGCGCGTGAGTTCGCCAACGCCCTGGACAATCCCGTCGGCTTTTACGACATGCAGACTCGGTACGCAAATGTGTTCGGTGGCGAAGGTCGTTATCAGTACAGCTTGCGCGAGACCCTGTTGGCCGTCAGAGCGTATGCCCAGTCCGAGCCGCGCGGGGCGCTTGTAAAATCATGA
- a CDS encoding glycosyltransferase — translation MDFYPCFLSVVFVVRNQSESIEFILSEATAVIAPIVSDFELIVVDNASDDDTITIMKRLTGEQGMANLQVYALTKEVDADSACWVGMESALGDFVAVIDPLADDIHFLPQMLDKSVKGADVVFAHNREKPLQSVAYRAAYNLFHTLYNWCNGVHLAKEAPSYRILSKTVINYILQHPQPTLSYRHLPATGGFARASLEYSAAARTAPKKSLSDSIDRGMRLLVSTTRAPMRLVTGLSMFGALANLVYGVYVMIIALLKTDIAPGWVSLSLQQSGMFFLISLVLLVLGEYILNMVSLSNEGPRYHVGQEFTSARMTRLEKLNIEEVADKAGGSRSEQVS, via the coding sequence ATGGATTTTTACCCGTGTTTTCTTTCTGTGGTGTTTGTAGTACGTAACCAATCAGAATCCATTGAGTTCATCCTTTCCGAAGCGACTGCGGTGATTGCGCCGATTGTCAGTGATTTCGAATTGATCGTTGTGGACAATGCTTCCGATGATGACACCATCACGATCATGAAGCGTCTGACCGGTGAGCAAGGCATGGCTAACTTGCAAGTCTATGCGCTGACCAAGGAAGTCGATGCCGATTCGGCTTGTTGGGTCGGTATGGAAAGCGCGTTGGGTGATTTTGTTGCGGTCATTGACCCGTTGGCGGACGACATTCATTTCCTGCCCCAAATGCTCGACAAGTCGGTTAAAGGGGCCGACGTGGTCTTTGCCCATAATCGCGAGAAACCCCTTCAAAGCGTTGCCTACCGTGCGGCCTACAATCTGTTTCACACGTTGTATAACTGGTGCAATGGCGTGCATCTGGCCAAAGAGGCGCCGTCCTACCGCATTCTAAGCAAAACCGTAATCAACTATATTCTCCAGCATCCCCAGCCGACGCTTTCCTATCGCCACCTTCCGGCTACGGGTGGATTTGCGCGCGCCTCGCTTGAATACAGTGCGGCGGCCCGAACCGCTCCGAAAAAAAGCCTGAGCGACAGTATCGATCGGGGCATGCGCCTTCTGGTGTCGACCACTCGGGCGCCGATGCGACTGGTGACCGGGCTGTCGATGTTCGGTGCGCTGGCAAATCTGGTCTACGGCGTCTACGTAATGATCATTGCCCTGCTGAAAACCGATATTGCGCCGGGCTGGGTCAGTCTTTCGCTACAACAGTCGGGCATGTTCTTCCTGATTTCGCTGGTGCTGCTGGTACTGGGTGAATACATTCTCAACATGGTCAGTTTGTCGAATGAAGGGCCGCGTTACCATGTGGGGCAGGAATTCACCAGCGCGCGCATGACCCGGCTGGAAAAGCTCAATATCGAAGAAGTCGCCGACAAGGCCGGCGGTAGCCGTAGCGAACAGGTCTCTTGA
- a CDS encoding glycosyltransferase family 2 protein, whose protein sequence is MTSSLIDPVVRSSWHVPTFDTPLWLGRQRDFCVVIPLINEGERIKNLLARMAACGIPSHADIIIVDGGSTDGSLALDALQQAGVRGLLVKTGPGKLSAQLRCAYAFALDQGYEGIVTIDGNDKDDPDAIPRFIEAMKQGVDFVQASRFVAGGVAENTPASRDFAIRFIHAPLLSLSSGFKWTDTTQGFRAYSRKLLLDPRVAPFRDVFMTYELLAYLSFRAPKLGFQCVELPTVRRYPKGEVPTKISAFKGNLSVLEILFKACLGQFNPKS, encoded by the coding sequence ATGACGTCCTCCTTGATTGATCCTGTCGTGCGTAGCTCCTGGCACGTACCCACTTTCGATACACCGCTGTGGCTGGGCCGGCAGCGTGATTTCTGCGTGGTTATTCCGCTGATCAACGAAGGCGAACGGATCAAGAATCTACTGGCGAGAATGGCCGCGTGCGGTATTCCTTCCCACGCCGACATTATTATTGTCGACGGGGGCAGCACCGATGGCTCGCTGGCGCTGGATGCGTTGCAGCAGGCAGGTGTGCGCGGGTTATTGGTCAAGACCGGTCCGGGCAAGCTCAGCGCGCAGTTGCGTTGCGCGTACGCTTTCGCTCTGGATCAGGGTTACGAAGGCATCGTAACCATCGACGGTAATGACAAGGATGACCCGGATGCCATTCCTCGCTTCATCGAAGCGATGAAGCAAGGGGTGGATTTTGTCCAGGCATCACGTTTCGTGGCAGGCGGCGTCGCAGAAAACACGCCTGCCTCGCGAGATTTTGCGATCCGTTTCATCCATGCGCCGTTGCTGAGCCTGAGCTCCGGTTTCAAATGGACCGACACTACCCAAGGTTTTCGCGCCTACAGCCGCAAACTGCTGCTCGATCCACGCGTGGCGCCTTTTCGTGATGTATTCATGACGTACGAACTGTTGGCCTATCTGTCCTTTCGCGCGCCGAAGCTGGGCTTCCAGTGCGTCGAGTTGCCGACGGTACGTCGTTATCCAAAAGGTGAAGTGCCCACCAAGATCAGCGCCTTCAAAGGCAATCTGTCGGTATTGGAGATTCTGTTCAAGGCGTGCCTGGGGCAATTCAACCCTAAAAGCTAA
- a CDS encoding EamA family transporter: MKWMILLLGILSNASASVLIKIAMTPPRRFPSPTDPLGALSNWPFWLGLGLYGTAFLLYAAALARLPLNVAHPVLTAGAVAAVALSSVLIFREPFHWTTGAGILLVIAGVALITARVA, encoded by the coding sequence ATGAAATGGATGATCCTGTTGCTGGGAATCCTGTCCAACGCGTCAGCGAGTGTCTTGATCAAAATTGCAATGACCCCGCCACGCCGCTTCCCTTCTCCGACCGACCCGCTGGGAGCCTTGAGTAATTGGCCGTTCTGGCTCGGACTGGGTCTATACGGCACGGCGTTCCTGTTGTACGCCGCCGCGCTTGCACGTTTGCCATTGAACGTTGCACACCCGGTGCTGACTGCAGGCGCGGTGGCGGCTGTGGCCCTGTCTTCGGTGTTGATTTTTCGAGAACCCTTTCACTGGACGACCGGTGCAGGGATTTTATTGGTAATCGCCGGCGTGGCTTTGATTACTGCGCGCGTGGCCTGA
- a CDS encoding FAD-dependent oxidoreductase yields MRHPDQDVVVIGGGFYGAAIAIYMAKQRNLKNVVLIEREARLMQRASYNNQARVHNGFHYPRSFTTAYRSRINLPRFVRDWPMAVKTDFTKLYAIARRNSKCTAGQFARFCREIGAAIEPAALPLRALFEPRLIEDVFLVEEHAFDSTRLAAWAERELAESGVQIRYQTCAKAISRATDALQVTLARPDGVSEQLTARYVFNCSYSGLNQLGGDFPGVSTGLKQEVTEMALMQMPDALVNLGITVMDGPFFSMMPFPARGLHTLSHVRYTPHLHWTDEKGIDPYRKLTEYERLSRVDRMVRDVARYIPAVSQARYKDSLFEVKTVLVKNEGDDGRPILFEQHAALPGCFSILGGKIDNIYDVLERLDSLVFISSEPRNMQER; encoded by the coding sequence ATGCGCCACCCTGATCAGGATGTCGTGGTGATCGGCGGTGGGTTCTACGGTGCCGCGATCGCGATCTATATGGCCAAACAGCGGAATCTGAAGAATGTGGTGCTGATTGAACGAGAGGCGCGTTTGATGCAACGTGCGTCTTACAACAATCAGGCCCGAGTGCATAACGGTTTCCACTATCCGCGCAGCTTCACGACTGCTTACCGCAGTCGTATCAATCTGCCCAGGTTCGTTCGCGATTGGCCAATGGCGGTGAAAACCGATTTCACCAAGCTCTATGCAATCGCGCGTCGTAATTCGAAATGCACGGCGGGGCAATTCGCGCGTTTCTGTCGCGAGATCGGCGCAGCCATCGAGCCCGCTGCATTGCCATTGCGAGCGTTGTTCGAGCCACGTCTGATCGAGGATGTGTTTTTGGTGGAGGAGCATGCGTTCGATTCCACCCGTCTGGCCGCCTGGGCAGAGCGGGAGCTTGCCGAGAGCGGGGTGCAGATTCGCTATCAGACGTGCGCCAAAGCCATTTCCAGAGCTACCGATGCGTTGCAGGTGACGTTGGCCAGACCGGACGGCGTGAGCGAGCAATTGACTGCTCGCTACGTGTTCAATTGTAGCTACAGCGGGTTGAACCAACTGGGTGGGGACTTTCCCGGCGTCAGCACAGGATTGAAGCAGGAAGTCACCGAAATGGCTCTGATGCAGATGCCCGACGCCTTGGTGAACCTGGGGATCACCGTGATGGATGGGCCGTTCTTTTCAATGATGCCTTTTCCGGCGCGCGGTCTGCATACGCTGTCCCACGTCCGCTATACCCCGCATTTGCACTGGACCGACGAGAAGGGGATCGATCCATACCGGAAACTGACGGAGTACGAGCGCCTCAGTCGCGTAGACCGTATGGTTCGTGACGTCGCTCGTTATATACCGGCAGTGTCGCAAGCCAGGTACAAGGATTCGCTTTTTGAGGTGAAAACCGTGCTGGTTAAAAACGAAGGCGATGACGGCCGGCCGATTCTTTTCGAACAGCATGCAGCCTTGCCGGGGTGCTTTTCGATCCTGGGCGGTAAAATTGACAATATTTACGACGTTCTGGAACGGCTCGATTCGCTTGTGTTCATTTCGAGCGAGCCCCGGAACATGCAGGAGCGGTAA